From the genome of Phytohabitans rumicis, one region includes:
- a CDS encoding TetR/AcrR family transcriptional regulator C-terminal ligand-binding domain-containing protein, translated as MLRRANRHWSSPLGMILRDLIAAAGGAQALLAQLGEQSTDAAAATWLVILGRAVARGEASPESLHPRVATVAIVLLRNEFVTRGVPAAPDEVLIEIVDEVYLPLVRAR; from the coding sequence ATGCTGCGCCGCGCGAACCGGCACTGGAGCTCCCCGCTCGGCATGATCCTGCGCGATCTCATCGCCGCGGCCGGCGGCGCGCAGGCCCTCCTGGCGCAGCTGGGTGAGCAGTCCACCGACGCCGCGGCGGCCACCTGGCTGGTCATCCTGGGACGCGCCGTCGCACGCGGGGAAGCCTCCCCGGAATCACTGCACCCGCGCGTCGCGACCGTCGCCATCGTCCTGCTCCGCAACGAGTTCGTCACCCGAGGCGTGCCCGCGGCGCCCGACGAGGTCCTCATCGAGATCGTCGACGAGGTGTACCTGCCCCTCGTACGAGCCCGGTAG
- a CDS encoding phosphotransferase, which produces MDILANAGRALGCTLAAVETLRSSSRSQVVRATVDGGPGTVIVKAHAPGFADHWSRESAALAVLRGRGLPVPDLIAAVDDPPLVVLADVGDGPSLADALLGDDAGVATQRLYWWADALATVHAATTGDGPRFAAALGGVSSLDSMPDLLALAADLLAARLPTLGVVPGAKALAELSGAAAALGPGGWALTPADACPDNNVVTPAGLVLVDFEQAAMRHVAWDAAYLLVPWPSCWCSWGLPAEVADAALARWRTAVGPSIPVVSDAAFDRDLDVAVAACALLSTGWFLAGALDEEREAPGGGTSGPTRRAVIQHRMRLTAQRHAVVPALADLADEILAATVQRWGDLRLQTAPAFR; this is translated from the coding sequence ATGGACATACTTGCGAACGCGGGGCGGGCGCTCGGCTGCACGCTGGCGGCCGTGGAGACGCTGCGCAGCAGTTCACGGAGCCAGGTGGTCCGGGCGACGGTGGACGGCGGGCCGGGCACGGTCATCGTCAAGGCGCACGCGCCGGGGTTCGCCGACCACTGGTCGCGGGAGTCGGCGGCCCTGGCGGTGCTGCGCGGGCGCGGGCTGCCCGTACCGGACCTCATCGCTGCCGTCGATGACCCGCCGCTGGTGGTGCTGGCGGACGTCGGCGACGGGCCGAGCCTCGCCGACGCGCTCCTGGGCGACGATGCCGGTGTGGCGACGCAGCGGCTGTACTGGTGGGCCGATGCGCTCGCCACGGTCCACGCGGCCACCACCGGCGACGGACCGCGATTCGCCGCCGCCCTGGGCGGCGTCTCCTCGCTGGATTCCATGCCGGATCTCCTGGCGCTCGCAGCCGATCTGCTGGCCGCGCGGCTGCCGACCCTTGGCGTGGTACCCGGAGCGAAGGCATTGGCGGAGTTGAGCGGTGCCGCCGCCGCGCTCGGCCCGGGCGGGTGGGCGCTGACCCCCGCGGACGCGTGCCCCGACAACAACGTGGTCACACCGGCGGGGTTGGTGCTGGTGGACTTCGAGCAGGCCGCGATGCGCCACGTGGCCTGGGATGCCGCCTATCTGCTCGTACCGTGGCCATCGTGTTGGTGCTCGTGGGGCCTGCCGGCCGAGGTCGCTGACGCCGCGCTGGCGCGGTGGCGGACCGCGGTGGGTCCGAGCATTCCGGTCGTTAGTGACGCGGCATTCGACCGGGACCTCGATGTGGCGGTGGCCGCTTGCGCGTTGCTGTCCACGGGGTGGTTTCTCGCCGGGGCGCTCGATGAGGAGCGCGAGGCTCCGGGTGGCGGGACTTCGGGCCCCACCCGACGTGCCGTCATCCAGCACCGGATGCGGCTCACGGCGCAGCGCCACGCCGTGGTGCCGGCGCTCGCCGACCTGGCCGACGAGATCCTCGCCGCGACCGTGCAGCGCTGGGGTGACCTGCGATTGCAAACCGCCCCAGCCTTCCGCTGA
- a CDS encoding DUF222 domain-containing protein, which yields MPDVLTELKATADASVSTPTWSLRDEDLVECLDLVHAVVQAVAAVQSRLIREIDSRGLAITQHATSTKAWLREHLRISPHAAKRMLELAQALDARPVLAKAVADGLVNTEQAQVIAAALRRLPAEVVGKAEKAMIGRAAEFEPNTLRRYGEGILAYVAPELAEAADAEALERMEARARQTRAFHLTRHGDGRVRLTGWLDEDGAATVNAALDPLCAPRHDVDVRTPAQRRADALVEICDLAMRTEDLPENGGERPHVVVTVSFDVLRLALGVGTLDTGERLSPEQVRRLACDAKIIPAILGGDGQILDLGRTRRLISGPLRRALEFTGQGLRLPRL from the coding sequence ATGCCGGATGTGTTGACGGAGCTCAAGGCCACGGCCGACGCGAGCGTCAGCACACCCACGTGGTCGTTGCGCGACGAGGATCTGGTCGAGTGTTTGGACCTGGTGCACGCGGTGGTGCAGGCCGTCGCAGCGGTGCAGTCCCGGCTGATTCGGGAGATCGACAGCCGGGGCCTGGCCATCACGCAGCACGCCACCAGCACCAAAGCGTGGCTGCGCGAGCACCTACGGATCAGTCCGCACGCGGCCAAGCGGATGCTGGAGCTGGCCCAGGCGTTGGACGCGCGGCCGGTGCTGGCCAAGGCCGTCGCCGACGGCCTGGTCAATACCGAGCAGGCTCAGGTGATCGCGGCCGCGTTGCGGCGTCTTCCGGCTGAGGTGGTGGGTAAGGCGGAGAAGGCGATGATCGGTCGGGCCGCCGAGTTCGAGCCGAACACGCTTCGCCGTTACGGCGAAGGCATCCTCGCCTACGTGGCCCCCGAGCTCGCCGAGGCCGCCGACGCGGAGGCGTTGGAGCGGATGGAAGCGCGTGCGCGGCAGACGCGGGCGTTCCATCTGACCCGGCACGGGGACGGCCGGGTGCGGCTGACGGGCTGGCTGGACGAGGACGGCGCCGCTACCGTCAACGCCGCGTTGGATCCGTTGTGCGCGCCGCGGCATGACGTGGACGTGCGCACCCCGGCCCAACGCCGCGCCGACGCCCTCGTCGAGATCTGCGACCTCGCCATGCGCACCGAAGACCTACCCGAAAACGGCGGGGAACGGCCGCACGTGGTGGTCACCGTGTCGTTCGACGTGCTGCGCCTGGCCCTTGGCGTAGGCACCCTGGACACCGGTGAGCGGCTCAGTCCGGAGCAGGTGCGCCGGCTGGCCTGCGACGCCAAAATCATCCCCGCCATCCTGGGTGGCGATGGGCAGATCCTCGACCTGGGCCGCACCCGACGGTTGATCAGCGGACCGTTGCGGCGGGCGCTGGAGTTTACGGGACAAGGGCTGCGCCTTCCCCGGCTGTGA
- a CDS encoding lipase family protein produces MAAGRVRPRVQRHAGRLCRVPGRHAAVRAAVREALLAAGYAVAVTDYEGIGTPGEASGVDGRAEAYALIDAVRAARRIAPVSRSWAAVGYSLGGHAALWAGSLAASYAPSLRHVGTVAVAPTTQWALQFAAARDPQAPLSPFVPYLGRTLPVTNPGEFRPDEWFTPFGLELVSRAGRACIEEIAGAVAGLTNADVFRDPAAAMTAFTALFADDEVPTARYPRPVRLAHGTSDALPAVLTEITAAQLAASGTDIEYAPAPGADHFTVLSVAAPQVLTWLDHLFGEG; encoded by the coding sequence GTGGCGGCTGGTCGGGTTCGGCCCCGGGTTCAGCGGCACGCCGGACGCCTGTGCCGCGTCCCGGGCCGGCACGCCGCCGTTCGCGCGGCCGTTCGGGAGGCCCTGCTCGCCGCCGGGTACGCCGTGGCGGTCACCGACTACGAGGGCATCGGCACGCCCGGCGAGGCGTCCGGTGTGGACGGTCGCGCCGAGGCGTACGCCCTCATCGACGCCGTCCGGGCGGCGCGCCGGATCGCGCCGGTCTCCCGCTCCTGGGCGGCGGTCGGCTACTCCCTCGGCGGCCACGCCGCGCTCTGGGCCGGGTCACTCGCGGCGTCGTACGCGCCGTCGCTGCGCCACGTCGGCACCGTCGCGGTCGCGCCGACCACGCAGTGGGCGCTGCAGTTCGCGGCGGCGCGCGACCCGCAGGCGCCGCTGAGCCCGTTCGTGCCGTACCTGGGCCGGACCCTGCCGGTGACGAATCCGGGCGAGTTCCGGCCGGATGAGTGGTTCACGCCGTTCGGCCTGGAACTGGTGAGCCGGGCCGGCCGCGCATGCATCGAGGAGATCGCCGGGGCGGTCGCCGGCCTCACCAACGCCGACGTCTTCCGCGACCCGGCGGCCGCGATGACCGCCTTCACCGCGCTCTTCGCCGACGACGAGGTGCCCACGGCGCGCTACCCGCGGCCGGTCCGGCTCGCGCACGGCACGAGCGACGCACTGCCCGCCGTGCTCACCGAGATCACGGCCGCTCAGCTCGCCGCTTCCGGCACCGACATCGAGTACGCGCCGGCGCCTGGAGCCGATCACTTCACGGTGCTCTCCGTGGCGGCGCCGCAGGTCCTGACCTGGCTCGACCACCTCTTCGGCGAGGGTTGA
- a CDS encoding dihydrofolate reductase family protein has protein sequence MRKIIAGLFISLDGVVEAPDQWHFPYFNDEMGAAVDATFSQADTMIFGRKTYDSFAGAWPEREAAGEEDAAFAKALGDVRKIVASNQKLEFTWRNSEQLHGDLVETVRALKEGEGGTIGMSGSVSVVRQLLAAGLLDELHLLVHPIAVRNGMRLFDVGEPIPLKLVSAQTFQTGVLSLVYAPADAPAEASYEDAKEHLPQS, from the coding sequence ATGAGGAAGATCATTGCTGGGCTGTTCATCTCGCTCGACGGGGTTGTCGAGGCCCCCGACCAGTGGCACTTCCCGTACTTCAACGACGAGATGGGTGCGGCCGTCGACGCCACGTTCAGCCAGGCGGACACCATGATCTTCGGGCGGAAGACGTACGACAGCTTCGCCGGGGCGTGGCCGGAGCGGGAGGCGGCAGGTGAGGAGGACGCCGCCTTCGCCAAGGCGCTCGGCGACGTCCGGAAGATCGTGGCGTCGAACCAGAAGCTCGAGTTCACCTGGCGCAACTCCGAGCAGCTCCACGGCGACCTGGTCGAGACGGTCCGGGCGCTGAAGGAGGGGGAAGGCGGCACCATCGGCATGAGCGGCTCGGTCTCGGTGGTGCGCCAGCTGCTGGCCGCCGGCCTGCTGGACGAGCTGCACCTGCTGGTCCACCCGATTGCCGTCCGCAACGGCATGCGCCTGTTCGACGTCGGCGAGCCCATCCCGCTGAAGCTGGTGTCGGCGCAGACGTTCCAGACCGGCGTGCTGAGCCTGGTCTACGCCCCGGCGGACGCCCCCGCCGAAGCGTCCTATGAGGACGCCAAGGAGCACCTGCCGCAGTCGTAG